The following are encoded in a window of Nakamurella sp. A5-74 genomic DNA:
- a CDS encoding FadR/GntR family transcriptional regulator, which yields MTQLASRVSPAQRGPRHPRKDSVVELIKAYIVRNQLRPGDSMPNELELCAELDVSRGSLREAIKTLSALDIVEVRHGFGTYVGSMSFSALVESLAFRSLLSSADDQRVLLDLVEVRQMLEQGLADGIIRAAASGTLSDELRTIANAMATKASAGEEFLEEDRQFHLLLMEPLGNDLIGQLTGAFWDVFAIVAPVLGPVDDDLQTTARAHAQIVDAAAAGDLEQLLQAISNHYEPIRRRVHALSDLRRRSEV from the coding sequence ATGACCCAACTGGCGTCAAGAGTCTCTCCCGCTCAGCGCGGTCCGCGGCATCCCCGCAAGGACAGCGTCGTCGAGCTCATCAAGGCCTACATCGTTCGCAACCAGCTACGCCCGGGGGACTCCATGCCCAACGAGCTGGAGCTTTGCGCTGAGCTCGACGTCAGTCGGGGAAGCTTGCGCGAGGCGATCAAGACGCTCTCGGCGTTGGACATCGTCGAGGTGCGTCACGGCTTCGGTACCTATGTCGGCAGCATGTCCTTCAGTGCTCTCGTGGAGTCGTTGGCATTTCGAAGTCTGCTCAGTAGCGCCGATGACCAGAGGGTGCTGCTTGATCTCGTCGAGGTGCGTCAGATGCTGGAACAGGGCCTGGCCGATGGCATCATCCGGGCGGCGGCCAGCGGCACCCTGAGTGACGAGCTACGCACAATCGCCAATGCGATGGCAACGAAAGCCTCTGCCGGAGAAGAATTCCTAGAAGAAGACCGGCAATTTCATCTACTTCTGATGGAACCTCTCGGCAACGATCTCATTGGGCAACTGACAGGGGCTTTTTGGGACGTTTTTGCCATCGTCGCCCCGGTTCTCGGCCCGGTTGATGACGATCTCCAGACCACTGCGCGGGCGCACGCACAGATCGTTGATGCTGCGGCCGCCGGAGATCTGGAGCAACTGCTGCAGGCCATCTCAAATCACTACGAACCTATCCGACGCCGGGTGCACGCTCTGTCCGACTTGCGTCGGCGCAGTGAGGTTTGA
- a CDS encoding sialidase family protein, with protein sequence MLLRRLISAATAFVVVAAVPVALPLVAGAAPPAPLLDYSSSTTFNGTSEFVDHTADLNSVRSLTTGSVVARFKTSSTAAAKTILSASDVADPSSNITLSVNAGALHFEVRENVGAATTFATNLTAPGTYNDNQFHTVAVTVGTGGTRIYVDGYQVYAGTSTAFFSSVTGLDGLWVGKNADDTGNQWFYSGTIASVRVYSTALSAADVLTLSPSQTTLLSYAVNQSFNGSSTFLDKTSDLASVSGLSSGTIAAQFSTTSTAVTKTLLSASNTTNPSSNITLSVNNGNLYYEARSNGTYSAKVEVPGSYNDGAVHTVAIAMTSTGGHLYADGYRVGWVSTAGFFSSISGLNGMWIGRNVDSGGGQWYFNGTINWVRVYSSTLNDSEVKNISGASALNYQSVFDDGYASSKNYRIPALLRTQAGTILAAADQRVPSAADSPNDINTILRRSTDSGATWGSPQVLLNYPGTGAAGASTIDSAMVQDSGTGRIFLLVDHTPGGIGQVNAQAGTGYDANGYQVLTDTGGAAYSLRPNGTVYTSGGTLTGYTVDSAGNVTLAGAARGNIYLKNGADPNQSLLEARTFFLKLIYSDDDGVTWSNPVDLNTQVKESWMTFIGTSPGNGIELQHGAHAGRLVFPIYYTNGNGVLSSSTIYSDDNGATWDRGASPNDGRTYGGATIQSQTATASGASLHEAAIAEKSDGTIRMFMRNSSGTGKVAIATSANGGASWSQVTFDAALPDIFCQPAALSYPDLGDGKDRMLFANSTRSGRNDGVVRLSEDGGATWKYSRTLKANGYAYSSMITLPGGDIGVFWEEPYTGINFSRVPLSWLTASKS encoded by the coding sequence ATGCTCCTGCGCCGCCTGATCTCCGCCGCGACCGCGTTCGTAGTAGTCGCCGCGGTCCCCGTCGCTCTTCCGCTGGTTGCGGGCGCGGCTCCACCCGCGCCCCTGCTGGACTACTCGTCCAGCACCACTTTCAACGGCACCTCCGAGTTCGTGGATCACACCGCCGATCTCAACAGTGTCAGGTCGCTCACTACCGGTTCCGTGGTGGCCAGGTTCAAGACCAGCAGCACTGCGGCAGCCAAGACGATCCTCAGTGCCTCGGACGTCGCTGATCCCTCCAGTAACATCACGCTGTCCGTGAACGCTGGAGCACTGCACTTCGAGGTGCGCGAGAATGTCGGTGCCGCAACGACTTTCGCGACCAACTTGACGGCGCCGGGGACGTACAACGACAACCAGTTCCACACCGTGGCCGTCACGGTCGGAACCGGTGGAACCCGCATCTATGTCGACGGGTACCAGGTCTACGCCGGTACTTCGACCGCCTTCTTCTCGTCCGTCACGGGCCTGGACGGGCTGTGGGTCGGCAAAAACGCCGACGACACCGGTAACCAGTGGTTTTACAGTGGCACGATCGCCTCGGTGAGGGTCTACTCGACCGCGTTGAGCGCGGCTGATGTCCTCACTCTGAGTCCGAGCCAGACAACTCTACTGAGCTACGCGGTGAACCAGAGCTTCAACGGCTCGTCGACGTTCCTGGACAAGACGAGCGATCTGGCCTCGGTGAGCGGGCTGTCGTCCGGCACCATCGCAGCCCAGTTCTCCACCACCAGCACGGCGGTGACCAAGACCCTGCTGAGCGCCTCCAACACCACGAACCCGTCCAGCAACATCACCCTGTCGGTCAACAACGGCAACCTCTACTACGAGGCACGCAGCAACGGGACCTACAGCGCGAAGGTCGAAGTCCCCGGCTCCTACAACGACGGCGCCGTTCACACCGTGGCGATCGCCATGACCTCCACAGGCGGCCACCTGTACGCAGACGGCTACCGGGTCGGCTGGGTCTCCACAGCGGGCTTCTTCTCCTCTATCAGCGGTCTCAACGGCATGTGGATCGGTCGGAATGTCGACAGCGGTGGGGGGCAGTGGTACTTCAACGGCACCATCAACTGGGTGCGCGTCTACTCCTCGACACTGAACGACAGCGAGGTCAAGAACATCTCCGGGGCGAGCGCTTTGAATTATCAGTCCGTCTTCGACGACGGGTACGCCTCGTCCAAGAACTACCGCATCCCCGCCTTGCTCCGCACCCAGGCCGGCACCATCCTCGCCGCCGCCGATCAGCGGGTCCCCTCTGCCGCCGACAGCCCCAACGACATCAACACTATTCTTCGCCGTAGCACCGACAGCGGAGCCACCTGGGGATCACCGCAGGTACTGCTCAACTACCCAGGAACCGGCGCCGCCGGCGCGTCCACCATCGACTCGGCGATGGTCCAGGACTCTGGAACGGGTCGGATCTTCCTGCTCGTCGATCACACCCCCGGCGGCATCGGCCAGGTGAACGCCCAGGCCGGTACCGGGTACGACGCGAACGGCTATCAGGTCCTGACCGACACCGGCGGCGCCGCATACAGCCTGCGTCCCAACGGCACCGTGTACACCAGTGGCGGAACACTGACCGGCTATACGGTCGACTCCGCCGGAAACGTGACCCTGGCAGGGGCGGCGAGAGGCAACATCTACCTCAAGAACGGCGCCGACCCGAACCAGTCGCTGCTGGAGGCACGCACGTTCTTCCTCAAACTCATCTACAGCGACGATGACGGTGTGACGTGGTCGAACCCGGTCGACCTGAACACGCAGGTCAAGGAGTCATGGATGACCTTCATCGGGACCTCTCCAGGCAATGGCATCGAACTTCAGCACGGCGCGCACGCCGGCCGGCTGGTCTTCCCGATCTACTACACCAACGGTAACGGCGTGCTGTCGTCCTCGACTATCTACAGCGACGACAACGGCGCCACCTGGGACCGTGGCGCCTCACCCAATGACGGCCGCACGTATGGCGGTGCAACGATCCAGTCGCAGACTGCCACCGCGTCCGGTGCGAGCCTGCACGAGGCTGCCATAGCCGAGAAGTCCGACGGCACCATCCGGATGTTCATGCGCAACAGCAGCGGAACCGGCAAGGTGGCCATCGCCACCAGTGCAAACGGCGGTGCGAGCTGGTCTCAGGTGACGTTCGACGCGGCCTTGCCAGACATCTTCTGCCAGCCAGCTGCTCTGAGTTACCCGGACCTGGGCGACGGGAAAGACCGGATGCTGTTCGCCAACTCCACCAGGTCAGGCCGCAACGACGGCGTCGTCCGGCTGAGCGAGGACGGCGGCGCCACCTGGAAGTACTCCCGCACGCTCAAAGCGAACGGATACGCCTACAGCAGCATGATCACACTGCCCGGCGGCGACATCGGCGTGTTCTGGGAAGAGCCCTACACCGGCATCAACTTCAGCAGAGTGCCGCTGAGCTGGCTCACCGCATCCAAGTCCTAA
- a CDS encoding ABC transporter substrate-binding protein, whose translation MSSSLPTPVDLPLAAAGMSRRSFLRFSGSLAVAGALTASLAACGGPESSSNAGQGTPASGLDNVDAVIGYNNNSSWDPLNTGSAFAMAAHNHVYESLWDAEAVSRKPFAALAAQMPQDPGATEWTVKLRDGATWHDGKPVTAEDVVYSFGRVLSTDKAVLTNAFFASWLKEVTKVDDSTVKITLKFPFAAAVQRFSIVKIIPKHHFDGQADDFFNLGANALGSGPFKVAGHQDTSFTKFAAHDGYNGPLKPAFKTMQWNVSVDAAARVGLLTSGVGGVQVSDNIPQDNIDALKAKGLTVEGADSMNLLGLAFNTSKKPFDDERVRQALRMAIDTQKLIDVAIAGKGTPATGFLHEASPDYAKAATQFDYNPTKAKQLLVEAGVKSLEVRLLSTNISWTKIAVNTIKEGWDAIGVNTTLDVQETAAFNSKVAAGDPADALTFSGNPNQFGADADLNIRWFYSKSTPFLPWNKWGDTPEYQELDQQLQAALEEADATKHKQLIDKAMDFIAEQAVIYPVMHMQLFTAWDPTKLSGLQPLDIPGLNLTKAKRTA comes from the coding sequence ATGAGCAGTTCTCTTCCCACCCCCGTTGATCTCCCCCTCGCCGCCGCCGGCATGAGCAGACGATCCTTCTTGCGGTTCAGTGGGTCGCTCGCAGTCGCCGGAGCTCTGACGGCCTCCCTCGCGGCCTGCGGTGGTCCCGAGTCCAGCTCCAACGCCGGCCAGGGCACCCCGGCATCGGGCCTGGACAATGTGGACGCCGTGATCGGCTATAACAACAACAGCAGCTGGGATCCGCTGAACACCGGCTCAGCGTTCGCGATGGCCGCGCACAACCACGTGTACGAATCCCTGTGGGATGCCGAAGCCGTCAGCCGCAAGCCCTTCGCCGCGCTGGCCGCACAGATGCCGCAGGACCCGGGCGCCACCGAGTGGACGGTCAAGCTCCGCGACGGAGCAACCTGGCACGACGGCAAGCCGGTCACCGCAGAGGATGTCGTCTACTCGTTCGGCCGCGTCCTGTCGACCGACAAGGCCGTGCTGACGAACGCCTTCTTCGCCAGCTGGCTGAAGGAAGTCACCAAGGTCGACGACAGCACCGTGAAGATCACCCTGAAGTTCCCGTTCGCTGCCGCAGTGCAACGGTTCTCGATCGTCAAGATCATTCCGAAGCACCACTTCGACGGGCAGGCTGACGACTTCTTCAACCTGGGTGCCAACGCGCTGGGCTCCGGACCGTTCAAGGTCGCCGGCCACCAGGATACCTCGTTCACCAAGTTCGCCGCCCACGACGGCTACAACGGGCCCCTCAAGCCTGCCTTCAAGACCATGCAGTGGAACGTGTCCGTCGACGCTGCTGCTCGGGTCGGTCTACTCACCTCCGGGGTCGGCGGTGTGCAGGTCAGCGACAACATCCCCCAGGACAACATCGATGCGCTCAAGGCCAAGGGCCTCACCGTCGAAGGCGCCGACAGCATGAATCTGCTGGGCCTGGCGTTCAACACGAGCAAGAAGCCGTTCGACGACGAACGCGTTCGTCAGGCACTGCGGATGGCGATCGACACCCAGAAGCTGATCGACGTCGCCATCGCCGGTAAGGGCACGCCCGCCACCGGATTCCTGCACGAAGCCAGCCCCGACTACGCCAAGGCCGCGACACAGTTCGACTACAACCCGACCAAGGCGAAGCAGTTGCTGGTCGAGGCGGGAGTCAAGTCGCTCGAGGTGCGCTTGCTCTCGACGAACATCTCCTGGACCAAGATCGCGGTCAACACCATCAAGGAAGGGTGGGATGCCATCGGCGTCAACACCACCCTTGATGTCCAGGAGACCGCCGCGTTCAACTCGAAGGTGGCGGCGGGAGATCCTGCCGATGCGCTCACCTTCTCGGGTAACCCGAACCAGTTCGGCGCGGACGCGGACCTCAACATCCGGTGGTTCTACTCGAAGTCGACGCCGTTCCTGCCGTGGAACAAGTGGGGCGACACTCCGGAGTACCAGGAACTCGACCAGCAGCTGCAGGCAGCGCTCGAGGAAGCCGACGCCACCAAGCACAAGCAGCTCATCGACAAGGCCATGGACTTCATCGCCGAGCAGGCGGTGATCTACCCGGTGATGCACATGCAGCTGTTCACCGCGTGGGACCCGACCAAGCTCAGCGGCTTGCAGCCATTGGACATCCCCGGCCTCAACCTCACCAAGGCCAAGCGGACCGCCTGA
- a CDS encoding ABC transporter permease — MAVVLRLLGRRLIFLIPLVLGIILFVFTVMQFSDTDPAIAVFADAPVSPDQLAQFREANGLNDPFFVRYFDFLGQLVQGRLGKSLATGESVTHMIATSLPLTLQLTFLGLIIALVLATVFGIVSAIFRDRWPDQLIRIVTLLGVAAPSFWVALLLVQWLAIDHAIFPASRYVNPADSISGWLQTMTLPSISLALPIAAQMTRIIRTSMVEELDKDYVRTARGGGLPPIVVVGRNVLRNALINPLNVLGLRIGYLMGGAVVIEQLFNLPGMGQVMIEAVKNNEPAIVQGAVLTIALGFVVINLIVDVLSLMANPRLRSHA, encoded by the coding sequence ATGGCCGTGGTGCTGCGCCTCCTGGGTCGCCGGTTGATCTTCCTCATCCCGTTGGTGCTGGGGATCATCCTGTTCGTCTTCACCGTCATGCAGTTCTCCGACACGGATCCGGCCATCGCCGTGTTCGCCGATGCGCCCGTGTCCCCCGACCAGCTCGCGCAGTTCCGTGAGGCCAACGGGCTCAACGATCCGTTCTTCGTCCGCTACTTCGACTTCCTCGGGCAACTCGTGCAGGGCAGGTTGGGCAAGAGCCTTGCCACCGGCGAGAGCGTGACCCACATGATCGCAACCTCGTTGCCGCTGACTCTGCAGCTGACCTTCCTGGGTCTGATCATCGCTCTGGTGCTGGCCACAGTGTTCGGCATCGTCTCGGCGATCTTCCGCGACCGGTGGCCCGACCAGCTGATCCGGATCGTCACCCTGCTCGGCGTTGCGGCGCCGTCCTTCTGGGTGGCACTGCTGCTGGTGCAGTGGCTGGCGATCGACCACGCGATCTTTCCCGCGAGCCGGTACGTCAACCCCGCCGATTCCATCAGCGGCTGGCTGCAGACCATGACCCTGCCCTCCATCTCCCTGGCCCTGCCGATCGCTGCCCAGATGACCCGGATCATCCGTACGTCGATGGTCGAAGAACTGGACAAGGACTACGTCCGCACCGCCCGCGGCGGCGGTCTGCCACCGATCGTGGTGGTCGGGCGCAATGTGCTGCGCAACGCGCTGATCAATCCCTTGAACGTGTTGGGTCTGCGGATCGGTTACCTGATGGGCGGCGCCGTGGTCATCGAGCAACTGTTCAACCTGCCCGGGATGGGCCAGGTCATGATCGAGGCCGTCAAGAACAACGAACCCGCAATCGTGCAGGGCGCGGTGCTGACCATCGCCCTCGGCTTCGTCGTCATCAACCTGATCGTGGACGTCCTCTCGTTGATGGCGAACCCGCGGCTTCGGAGTCACGCATGA
- a CDS encoding dipeptide/oligopeptide/nickel ABC transporter permease/ATP-binding protein translates to MRSQLAQKLSTPGMRLGRLTAVGWIAVLVISLIVLGALFGPMLISIDPNLQTVSADKAPSAQHLFGLDGQGRDILARLAQGARWSLAIGLGATAIALVAGAVIGAVAATSRKIIDELIMRLLDIVMAFPGIALAAVLVAVFGRSLPVLIIAIGFLYTPMVARIVRANVLAQYGEDYVAAEKIIGARSFFILVRHVAVNCAAPILVFCTVLVADAIVFEASLSFIGAGVQQPFASWGSVIAEGKDLLLLGGWWATAFPGLLIFLTVVSLNILSEGISDALAAPSAKAAKAAKVAAVAEEIDAVEQTGAAAPVELPGLAEAADRIRPRLRDFSDIAPVLSVQDLTIRFAGRHNGVNVVDGVNFDVRPGEVLGLIGESGCGKSLTSLAIMGLEPRGAEVGGRITFDGRDLLTLNPAQRRALMGRGIAMIYQDALSSLNPAMTIKQQLGQFIRRGGKRTATELLELVNLDPQRTLKAFPHELSGGQRQRVLIAMALSREPKLIVADEPTTALDVTVQAQVMKLLLRLKDELGFALVLVSHDLALVSDIADRIVVMYGGRVVESGAIDQVIGRPEHHYTRGLLSAVLSLEVGDRTLTQVKGVVPSPADFPPGCRFAGRCPMATAECRTEQPPAVQAPDGHLVACHHPASTPDRPGRMKVLV, encoded by the coding sequence ATGAGATCCCAATTGGCACAGAAGCTCTCCACACCCGGCATGCGACTGGGTCGGCTGACCGCCGTCGGCTGGATCGCCGTCCTCGTGATCAGCCTGATCGTGCTCGGCGCGCTGTTCGGGCCGATGCTGATCAGCATCGATCCCAACCTGCAGACCGTCAGCGCCGACAAGGCCCCCAGCGCCCAGCACCTGTTCGGTCTGGATGGTCAAGGACGCGACATCCTCGCCCGGTTGGCGCAGGGTGCCCGCTGGTCCCTCGCGATCGGGCTGGGAGCAACCGCCATCGCGTTGGTCGCCGGCGCCGTCATCGGGGCCGTGGCAGCGACCAGTCGCAAGATCATCGACGAACTCATCATGCGACTGCTGGACATAGTGATGGCCTTCCCCGGCATCGCACTGGCCGCGGTCCTGGTCGCCGTCTTCGGACGATCCCTGCCGGTGCTGATCATCGCGATCGGCTTCCTCTACACGCCGATGGTCGCGCGGATCGTCCGGGCCAACGTCCTGGCCCAGTACGGCGAGGACTACGTCGCTGCCGAGAAGATCATCGGAGCCCGTTCCTTCTTCATCCTCGTCCGCCACGTAGCGGTCAACTGCGCCGCTCCGATCCTGGTGTTCTGCACCGTCCTGGTGGCCGATGCGATCGTCTTCGAGGCGTCGCTCAGCTTCATCGGTGCCGGCGTGCAGCAGCCCTTCGCGTCCTGGGGCAGCGTCATCGCCGAAGGCAAGGATCTTCTACTGCTGGGCGGCTGGTGGGCCACCGCATTCCCGGGACTGCTGATCTTCCTGACGGTGGTGTCCCTGAACATCTTGAGCGAAGGAATCTCCGACGCCCTCGCCGCCCCATCGGCGAAAGCCGCCAAGGCGGCAAAGGTAGCTGCCGTCGCAGAAGAGATCGACGCCGTCGAACAGACGGGAGCGGCAGCGCCGGTGGAACTTCCCGGCCTCGCCGAGGCCGCCGACCGGATTCGTCCACGGCTGCGCGACTTCTCCGACATAGCACCGGTGTTGAGCGTGCAGGATCTGACCATCCGGTTCGCCGGTCGCCACAACGGAGTCAACGTGGTCGACGGGGTCAATTTCGACGTCCGGCCCGGCGAGGTGCTCGGACTGATCGGCGAGTCCGGCTGCGGCAAGTCGCTGACCTCACTGGCGATCATGGGCCTGGAGCCGCGGGGCGCTGAGGTCGGCGGACGCATCACCTTCGACGGCCGCGATCTGCTGACGCTCAACCCGGCACAGCGCCGCGCCCTGATGGGCCGCGGGATCGCCATGATCTACCAGGACGCGTTGTCCTCGCTGAACCCGGCGATGACCATCAAGCAACAACTGGGCCAGTTCATCCGCCGCGGCGGCAAACGCACCGCAACGGAACTGCTCGAGCTGGTCAACCTCGACCCCCAACGGACGCTCAAGGCGTTCCCGCACGAATTGTCCGGCGGACAACGCCAGCGTGTGCTCATCGCCATGGCGCTCTCCCGGGAACCCAAGCTGATAGTCGCCGACGAACCGACCACCGCGTTGGACGTCACCGTGCAGGCCCAGGTGATGAAGCTGCTGCTGCGACTCAAGGACGAGCTCGGCTTCGCACTGGTGCTGGTCTCGCACGATCTCGCCCTGGTCTCCGACATCGCCGACCGCATCGTGGTGATGTACGGCGGCCGGGTCGTCGAATCCGGCGCGATAGACCAGGTGATCGGCCGACCTGAGCACCACTACACCCGAGGACTGCTGTCGGCAGTGCTGTCGCTGGAGGTGGGCGACCGCACCCTCACCCAGGTCAAGGGAGTGGTGCCCTCACCGGCGGACTTCCCGCCCGGCTGCCGCTTCGCCGGACGATGCCCGATGGCCACGGCAGAATGCCGCACCGAACAGCCGCCGGCCGTGCAGGCACCCGACGGCCATCTCGTGGCCTGCCACCACCCCGCAAGCACTCCCGACCGCCCCGGAAGGATGAAAGTGCTCGTATGA
- a CDS encoding ABC transporter ATP-binding protein, giving the protein MELQDVNVRHRINGSQLFSKDTVYALTGANLTVRAGETVGIVGESGCGKSTLARTIVGLQQPAQGRVLFKGNALWEMSAQQRRVEFGRNVGMIFQDPSTALNRRLPVRLIIRDPLTVHGVGDTAARDARVRELLDLVGLPLSAADALPTQLSGGQRQRVAIARALALNPSLLVADEPTSALDVSVRAQVLNLLLQLKEELHLALVFISHDIQTVRRMSDRIVTMYLGRIVEELPSEHIPQGIRHPYTRALFSATPSIIEEIHPIPLDGPVPSAVHPPSGCPFHPRCWKASAECATSMPPVEVLSRMPMRTVRCFHQLTRPGEAPEESLTG; this is encoded by the coding sequence ATGGAGCTGCAGGATGTCAATGTCCGGCATCGCATCAACGGATCGCAGCTGTTCTCCAAGGACACCGTCTATGCATTGACCGGCGCGAACCTCACCGTGCGCGCCGGGGAGACGGTGGGCATCGTCGGCGAGTCCGGCTGCGGGAAATCCACGCTCGCCCGGACGATCGTCGGTCTCCAGCAACCAGCGCAGGGCCGCGTCCTGTTCAAGGGCAACGCTCTCTGGGAGATGAGCGCCCAACAGCGGCGCGTCGAGTTCGGACGCAATGTCGGCATGATCTTCCAGGACCCCTCCACCGCGCTGAATCGCCGTTTGCCGGTGCGGCTGATCATCCGGGATCCGCTCACCGTGCACGGCGTGGGCGACACGGCCGCACGCGACGCCAGGGTGCGCGAGCTGCTCGACCTCGTCGGCCTTCCGCTCAGCGCCGCCGATGCCCTCCCGACGCAACTGTCCGGCGGGCAACGCCAACGGGTCGCGATTGCTCGGGCGTTGGCTCTGAACCCGTCCCTGCTGGTGGCCGACGAACCCACTTCCGCGCTCGACGTCTCTGTCCGGGCACAGGTGCTGAACCTGTTGCTGCAACTCAAGGAAGAGCTGCACCTGGCGCTGGTGTTCATCTCCCACGACATCCAGACCGTGCGCCGGATGAGCGATCGGATCGTGACGATGTACCTCGGCCGGATCGTCGAAGAGCTTCCCAGCGAACACATTCCACAGGGGATCCGGCATCCGTACACCCGGGCATTGTTCTCCGCCACCCCCAGCATCATCGAGGAGATCCATCCCATCCCCCTCGACGGGCCCGTGCCCTCGGCCGTGCACCCACCAAGCGGCTGCCCGTTCCATCCACGCTGCTGGAAGGCCAGCGCTGAGTGCGCCACGTCGATGCCGCCCGTCGAAGTACTCAGCCGGATGCCGATGAGGACAGTGCGCTGCTTCCACCAACTGACCAGGCCGGGAGAGGCACCCGAAGAATCCCTGACCGGCTGA
- a CDS encoding Gfo/Idh/MocA family oxidoreductase → MAEVRPIRVAVLGTGFFGTALATAAQQHQQFDVIAVSDLNAESAEALATAVGARTANPRELISCNDVDLVMVATPNHTHAATAIELLRAGRHVFVEKPLAITRTDVEDVLAAAHTSQGLLMVGHILRCLPGVQRLHREATSGALGQLLEGRAVRSRLVHLPEDTADWWKLDRRRSGGELLHEIHELDLLVWIFGVPDATRCVAGATPDRPGDHAPTVHRTTMTFQNNAIAVHEVSTSAHHPEWSLRVTGREAALVADFRTSTVVKYVDGTVTEQWELFNGASGNDSLRAASRARQAYNAAGATTPEWMQQAVAAELDEVAAAIHRGSSALLAQPGTAVLTALRAEDSDAAVPVVLT, encoded by the coding sequence ATGGCCGAGGTCAGACCGATCCGCGTGGCAGTCCTGGGCACCGGGTTCTTCGGCACCGCACTGGCCACAGCGGCACAGCAGCACCAGCAGTTCGACGTGATCGCCGTCAGCGACCTGAACGCCGAGTCCGCGGAGGCGCTGGCCACTGCGGTAGGCGCCAGGACCGCCAACCCGCGGGAGCTGATCTCCTGCAACGACGTCGATCTGGTCATGGTCGCCACTCCGAACCACACCCATGCCGCGACTGCGATCGAGCTGCTCAGGGCCGGGCGACATGTCTTCGTCGAGAAGCCGCTGGCCATCACACGAACCGATGTCGAGGATGTCCTCGCGGCTGCGCACACCAGCCAGGGGCTCCTGATGGTCGGCCACATCCTGCGCTGCCTGCCCGGAGTGCAACGGCTCCATCGGGAGGCGACCAGCGGAGCACTCGGTCAGCTCCTGGAGGGCCGTGCCGTGCGATCGCGTCTGGTCCACCTGCCGGAAGACACAGCGGACTGGTGGAAGCTGGATCGACGCCGCAGCGGTGGTGAGCTGCTCCACGAGATCCACGAACTCGACCTGCTCGTCTGGATCTTCGGTGTACCCGACGCCACCAGGTGCGTCGCCGGCGCCACCCCCGACCGACCGGGGGATCACGCCCCGACCGTGCACCGCACCACGATGACCTTCCAGAACAACGCCATCGCAGTGCACGAGGTGTCGACCTCGGCCCATCACCCGGAGTGGTCCCTGCGGGTCACCGGCAGGGAGGCGGCCCTGGTCGCCGACTTCCGCACGTCCACGGTCGTCAAGTACGTCGACGGAACCGTGACAGAGCAGTGGGAACTGTTCAATGGAGCGAGCGGAAACGACTCGCTGCGTGCGGCCTCCCGCGCCCGGCAGGCCTACAACGCCGCGGGCGCGACGACCCCGGAATGGATGCAGCAGGCCGTCGCTGCCGAACTCGACGAGGTTGCTGCGGCGATCCATCGAGGCAGCAGCGCCTTGCTGGCGCAGCCCGGTACCGCGGTGCTGACAGCACTGCGTGCCGAGGACAGCGACGCCGCGGTCCCTGTGGTGCTCACGTGA